A single Pseudomonas sp. MM223 DNA region contains:
- the hutI_1 gene encoding Imidazolonepropionase (*Name hutI_1) yields MQRLSEAGYLPTGIDLYLRSIPFWQEKLVAAGITTVFDAGFLDPAGDQSLLYETLQQLERDDRLKLRVVGSYINMGTEDDPVTQLQALRKRYDSPLVKAQTLKLMLDGTELNHTAFLLEPYCDKPHSCGSTTMPEEVFEGHVRKADALGIDVMVHAVGDGAVRMALDVFERTYASNPPRDRRHVITHAFLTHPDDIPRFRRIGVMANTQLQWGVVDAYAEAIQQTYGYPRWASMYKFRSFIDQGVTVSIGMDGLVCQCRCQHKPVEHIESGHTRQLSGEPDAPVMPDADERLSIPQLIAAYTLNGAYQLGLEQEVGSITVGKRADIIVLEQDLFELDRYQIGNTDVALTVMNGRITHDAGTLPRA; encoded by the coding sequence ATGCAACGCCTGAGCGAGGCAGGCTACCTGCCAACAGGCATCGACCTGTACTTGCGCTCGATCCCCTTCTGGCAAGAGAAACTGGTGGCTGCCGGTATTACCACGGTGTTTGATGCCGGTTTCCTCGACCCCGCCGGTGACCAGTCGCTGCTGTATGAAACCTTGCAGCAACTGGAGCGCGACGACCGCCTGAAACTGCGCGTGGTCGGCAGCTACATCAACATGGGCACCGAAGACGATCCGGTCACCCAGCTGCAGGCCCTGCGCAAACGCTATGACTCACCATTGGTCAAGGCGCAAACCCTCAAGCTGATGCTGGACGGCACCGAGCTGAACCACACCGCATTCCTGCTCGAACCGTATTGCGACAAGCCACACAGCTGTGGTTCGACAACCATGCCCGAGGAGGTATTCGAAGGCCACGTGCGCAAGGCCGACGCCCTTGGCATCGACGTGATGGTACATGCCGTAGGCGATGGTGCCGTGCGCATGGCTTTGGACGTGTTCGAGCGCACGTACGCCAGCAACCCGCCCCGCGACCGCCGCCACGTCATCACCCACGCCTTCCTCACCCACCCCGACGACATCCCGCGCTTTCGCCGCATCGGTGTCATGGCCAACACCCAGCTGCAGTGGGGCGTGGTCGACGCCTACGCCGAGGCTATCCAGCAAACCTACGGTTACCCACGCTGGGCATCGATGTACAAGTTCCGCAGCTTCATCGACCAGGGCGTGACGGTGTCCATCGGCATGGACGGCCTGGTGTGCCAATGCCGATGCCAGCACAAGCCGGTGGAGCACATCGAATCGGGCCACACCCGCCAGCTCAGCGGCGAGCCTGACGCCCCGGTGATGCCAGATGCCGACGAGCGCCTGAGCATCCCGCAACTGATTGCCGCCTACACCCTCAACGGCGCCTACCAGCTGGGCCTGGAACAGGAAGTCGGTTCGATCACCGTCGGCAAGCGTGCCGACATCATCGTGCTGGAGCAGGACCTGTTCGAACTGGACCGCTACCAGATCGGCAATACCGACGTGGCGCTGACCGTGATGAACGGCCGCATCACCCATGACGCAGGTACCCTGCCCCGCGCCTGA
- the ghrB_2 gene encoding Glyoxylate/hydroxypyruvate reductase B (*Name ghrB_2) produces the protein MRIVIPDDYQDVIRTLDCFGKLSGHTVSVLHERQPATLEQLAARFAEADALVLTRERTRIDAALLDRLPNLKLISQTGKVSSHLDLAACTARGIAVTEGRGSPVAPAELAWTLILNARRQLVPAIDAFRQGHWQVNLGQALAGQLLGIWGYGKIGQRLARYAQAFDMPVLVWGSDGSRAAAEADGHRAAASREAFFAEADIVSLNLRLSDQTRHNVTFDDLSHMKPDALLVNVSRAELIAPGALLQALDAGRPGYAAVDVYEQEPLLDPAHPLLRHPRVLSTPHLGYVEKNGYELYFGDAFDNLLAFFEGEPKNVANPEALAARR, from the coding sequence ATGCGCATTGTCATTCCAGACGACTACCAGGATGTGATCCGCACGCTCGACTGCTTCGGCAAGCTGAGCGGGCACACTGTCAGCGTGCTTCATGAGCGCCAGCCGGCCACGCTGGAGCAACTTGCAGCACGCTTTGCCGAAGCCGACGCACTGGTACTTACCCGCGAACGTACCCGCATTGACGCTGCTTTGCTCGACCGCCTGCCCAACCTCAAACTGATCAGCCAGACCGGCAAGGTGTCCAGCCACCTGGACCTGGCAGCCTGTACCGCGCGCGGCATAGCCGTAACCGAGGGGCGCGGCTCGCCAGTGGCGCCTGCGGAACTGGCCTGGACGCTGATCCTCAATGCACGCCGGCAATTGGTGCCGGCCATCGATGCCTTCCGCCAAGGCCACTGGCAGGTCAACCTGGGCCAGGCGCTGGCCGGTCAGCTGCTGGGTATCTGGGGTTACGGCAAGATCGGCCAGCGCCTGGCGCGTTATGCGCAGGCGTTCGACATGCCCGTACTGGTGTGGGGCAGTGACGGCAGCCGCGCCGCAGCCGAGGCCGATGGCCACCGTGCTGCTGCCTCGCGTGAGGCCTTTTTTGCCGAAGCCGATATTGTCAGCCTGAACCTGCGCCTGTCGGACCAGACACGCCACAACGTAACGTTCGACGACTTGTCCCACATGAAGCCCGACGCCTTGCTGGTGAACGTCAGCCGCGCAGAACTGATTGCCCCGGGGGCATTGCTGCAGGCACTGGACGCCGGGCGGCCGGGTTACGCAGCGGTGGATGTTTACGAGCAAGAGCCGTTGCTCGACCCGGCCCATCCGCTGCTGCGCCACCCACGTGTACTGAGCACGCCACACCTGGGGTATGTGGAAAAGAACGGCTACGAACTGTACTTTGGCGACGCGTTCGACAACCTGCTGGCATTTTTTGAGGGAGAGCCGAAGAACGTTGCCAACCCTGAGGCGCTGGCGGCTCGACGCTAA
- the pupA_6 gene encoding Ferric-pseudobactin 358 receptor (*Name pupA_6) codes for MTRPAPLRLAIRQALFCTSLGLATLPLAHAADSASSTTRYGLAIPAGSLDAALTTLSRSTGLNIAFTPGDLAGKYSAGLRGSFSSQQALQQLLVGSGLQAMPQDGGYRLIPTSEPLPLGAVALDPTNVTGTANLGEQIENTGSYTTGAITTGGKTPRSLRETPQSVSVMTRQRMDDQHLTSLTQVLDQTTGITVVGGNDTKNQIYSRGFVIRSIQTDGGAPMLRNEAFDTLPDMTAYDHVEVLRGSDGLFGGTGDPGVSINLVRKRALPFNQLSISQSAGSWDNYRSEVDLTGPLGFDGALRGRVAMSFEDKKYFYDNADSEKHVIFGTLEADLSPATLVSIGGTYEWRDMSGYWDRGLVRYKDGTEIGTSRSRSLAADWSANNYKRTEYFVKIEHALDENWKLKASYTKSKFDSTQDIGEVSAAVDPNTNQTTFKRFIRGYNNEQDLFDANLSGTFEAFGLTHELLVGADYEEVMRSYSDDSDLSQVSDINVPFDITTGDAGAMPKPRTPPSYYYNPDWNQRKSGAYATFKAQLAEPLHLTLGARYSDYRDNTRTVVPAFNNADTRVKESNRGVITPFGALVLDLNRQWSLYTSYAEIFQPQTAFKSPSSQPLDPIEGETYEFGTKGELLDGRLNLSSALYYTKRMNEAISTGQGFYTASGEVISKGIDSEISGELAPGWQAMAGYTFNINRQRVAGNAANNGTPMSTQTPKHLFKFFTTYQLPGEFERWKIGLGATIQSDSYKSGFIQRRLPDGGLSQQDPYAFRQAGYAVWNGLVEYRIDEHWTATLNGNNLFDKTYYQTVDASDTGNWYGAPRNYMLTLRGKF; via the coding sequence GTGACCCGACCCGCTCCCCTGCGCCTCGCCATCCGCCAAGCCCTGTTCTGCACCAGCCTTGGCCTGGCCACGCTGCCCTTGGCCCATGCCGCCGACAGCGCCAGCAGCACCACCCGCTACGGCCTGGCCATCCCGGCCGGTTCGCTGGATGCAGCCTTGACTACCCTCAGCCGCAGCACCGGCCTGAACATTGCTTTCACCCCGGGTGACCTGGCCGGCAAGTACAGCGCCGGGCTGCGCGGCAGTTTCAGCAGCCAGCAAGCCCTGCAGCAATTACTGGTCGGCAGCGGCCTGCAAGCCATGCCGCAGGACGGCGGTTACCGCCTGATACCGACCAGCGAGCCGCTGCCATTGGGTGCTGTGGCACTGGACCCGACCAACGTGACCGGCACCGCTAACCTCGGCGAACAAATCGAGAACACCGGTTCCTACACCACGGGTGCAATCACCACCGGCGGCAAGACACCTCGCAGCCTGCGCGAAACCCCGCAGTCGGTGAGTGTGATGACCCGCCAGCGCATGGATGACCAGCACCTCACCAGCCTGACCCAGGTGCTGGACCAGACCACCGGCATCACCGTGGTCGGCGGCAATGACACGAAAAACCAGATCTACTCGCGCGGCTTTGTCATCCGCAGCATCCAGACCGACGGCGGCGCACCGATGCTGCGTAACGAAGCCTTCGACACCCTGCCCGACATGACCGCGTACGACCACGTCGAAGTCTTGCGTGGCTCCGACGGGTTGTTCGGCGGCACTGGCGACCCGGGCGTCAGCATCAACCTGGTGCGCAAGCGCGCCTTGCCGTTCAATCAGCTGAGCATCAGCCAGTCGGCCGGCAGTTGGGACAACTACCGCTCCGAAGTCGACCTGACCGGCCCGCTTGGGTTCGACGGTGCACTTCGCGGCCGCGTGGCGATGTCGTTCGAGGACAAGAAGTATTTCTACGACAATGCCGACAGCGAGAAGCACGTGATCTTCGGCACCCTGGAAGCAGACCTGAGCCCGGCCACCCTGGTGAGCATCGGCGGCACCTATGAATGGCGAGACATGAGCGGCTACTGGGACCGGGGCCTGGTGCGCTACAAGGACGGCACCGAAATCGGCACCTCGCGCAGCCGCTCACTGGCCGCCGACTGGTCCGCGAACAACTACAAGCGCACCGAATACTTCGTCAAGATCGAGCACGCCCTGGACGAAAACTGGAAGCTCAAGGCCAGCTACACCAAAAGCAAGTTCGATTCGACCCAGGACATTGGCGAAGTCAGCGCCGCCGTCGACCCGAACACCAACCAGACCACCTTCAAGCGTTTCATCCGCGGTTACAACAACGAACAGGACCTGTTCGATGCCAACCTGTCCGGCACCTTCGAAGCCTTTGGCCTGACCCACGAACTGCTGGTCGGCGCCGACTACGAAGAAGTGATGCGCAGCTACTCCGACGACAGCGACCTGTCGCAAGTGAGCGACATCAACGTGCCCTTCGACATCACCACGGGTGACGCCGGCGCCATGCCTAAGCCGCGCACACCCCCCAGCTACTACTACAACCCCGACTGGAACCAACGCAAGTCCGGTGCGTATGCCACCTTCAAGGCGCAGCTTGCCGAGCCACTGCACCTGACCCTGGGCGCACGCTATTCCGACTACCGCGACAACACCCGCACCGTGGTGCCGGCCTTCAACAATGCCGACACCCGGGTCAAGGAAAGCAACCGCGGCGTCATCACGCCGTTTGGCGCGTTGGTGCTTGACCTGAACCGGCAGTGGTCGCTGTACACCAGCTATGCCGAGATCTTCCAGCCGCAAACCGCCTTCAAGTCCCCCAGCAGCCAGCCACTGGACCCGATCGAAGGCGAAACCTACGAGTTCGGTACCAAAGGCGAGTTGCTCGATGGCCGCCTCAACCTGTCCAGTGCGCTGTATTACACCAAGCGCATGAACGAAGCGATCAGCACTGGGCAAGGCTTCTACACCGCCTCTGGCGAGGTGATCAGCAAGGGTATCGACAGCGAGATTTCCGGTGAGCTGGCCCCAGGCTGGCAAGCCATGGCCGGCTACACCTTCAACATCAACAGGCAACGTGTTGCCGGTAATGCCGCCAACAACGGCACGCCGATGAGCACGCAAACACCCAAGCACCTGTTCAAGTTCTTTACCACCTACCAGCTGCCCGGCGAGTTCGAACGCTGGAAGATCGGCCTGGGTGCGACCATCCAGAGCGACAGCTACAAGAGTGGCTTCATCCAGCGCCGCTTGCCCGACGGCGGCCTGAGCCAGCAAGACCCGTATGCGTTCCGCCAGGCCGGTTATGCGGTGTGGAACGGCTTGGTCGAGTACCGTATCGATGAACACTGGACGGCCACGCTCAATGGCAACAACCTGTTCGACAAGACCTACTACCAGACCGTGGATGCCAGCGATACCGGTAACTGGTACGGGGCGCCGCGCAACTACATGCTGACCTTGCGCGGCAAGTTCTGA
- the dmlR_17 gene encoding HTH-type transcriptional regulator DmlR (*Name dmlR_17): MDFSGRSGEMEIFARVAQEGSLSAAARALNLTPSAVSRIIARTEQRLGTRLLLRTTRAITLTPEGEAYLRGARRVLADMLEVEEAITDQGVPRGRLRVSAALGHARLTVVPLLAAFSARYPQVLVDLTLSDEVADILGGQADVALRFGHLPDSSLSARAIGETGQVVVASPEYLQRCGTPLEPEDLARHNCLRFNFRRAAPDWPFRRDGQVFSLKVTGNIECSSGEALAQLARIGAGVARIGTFTVVDDLASGRLVPLLEAYNPDDREPIHAVFVGGQAMPARVRVFVDFLVEHLSGGPRNPL, from the coding sequence ATGGACTTCAGTGGAAGATCCGGCGAGATGGAAATTTTTGCCAGGGTGGCGCAAGAAGGCAGCCTGTCGGCCGCCGCGCGGGCACTGAACCTGACACCTTCTGCGGTCAGCCGCATCATCGCCCGCACCGAACAGCGCCTGGGCACACGCCTGCTGTTGCGCACCACCCGGGCAATCACCCTCACCCCCGAGGGTGAGGCGTACCTGCGCGGTGCGCGGCGGGTGCTGGCCGACATGCTCGAAGTGGAAGAAGCCATCACCGACCAAGGCGTGCCGCGCGGGCGCTTGCGGGTAAGTGCTGCGCTGGGCCATGCCCGGCTGACCGTGGTACCGCTGCTGGCGGCCTTCAGCGCACGCTACCCGCAAGTGCTGGTTGACCTTACCCTCAGTGACGAAGTGGCCGACATTCTTGGCGGCCAGGCCGACGTGGCATTGCGTTTCGGGCACCTGCCGGACAGCTCGTTGAGCGCCCGCGCCATTGGCGAAACCGGCCAGGTGGTGGTCGCCTCACCCGAATACCTGCAACGCTGCGGTACCCCGCTTGAACCTGAAGACCTGGCCCGGCACAACTGCCTGCGCTTCAACTTCCGCCGTGCCGCACCCGACTGGCCGTTCCGCCGCGACGGGCAGGTGTTCTCGCTGAAGGTGACGGGGAATATCGAATGCAGCAGCGGCGAAGCGTTGGCGCAACTGGCCAGGATTGGTGCCGGCGTGGCCCGTATCGGCACCTTCACGGTGGTGGATGACCTGGCCAGCGGGCGGCTGGTGCCATTGCTGGAGGCGTACAACCCTGACGACCGTGAGCCGATCCATGCGGTGTTTGTCGGTGGCCAGGCGATGCCGGCGCGGGTGCGGGTGTTTGTGGACTTTCTGGTAGAGCACCTGTCTGGCGGCCCACGCAATCCCCTGTAG
- a CDS encoding IS3 family transposase ISVch4 has translation MGSMERIRSFYAWRKRQGRENPDRDALRLLVVDHFKASRNASGSRTLVQELRRQGHEVGRYKVRALMREAGLKCRQRRPHRYRSSGTEALIAENQLKRNFKVSTINEVWCGDVTYIQVGRRWLYLAAVIDLYARRVVGWAFSMTADARLACDALRMASESRGKPAGVMFHSDQGCQYTSHKFRAVLEECRLKQSMSHRGQCWDNAAMERFFGALKSEWMPAGGYESEAEAKADIMAYLVRYNLKRLHSYNGYETPVAMEEKLRAAA, from the coding sequence ATGGGGTCTATGGAGCGCATACGCAGTTTCTATGCATGGCGCAAACGCCAAGGGCGTGAAAACCCTGACAGAGATGCTCTGCGCCTGCTGGTAGTCGACCATTTCAAGGCGTCGCGAAATGCTTCTGGATCACGAACGCTCGTGCAGGAGTTGCGTCGTCAAGGCCATGAAGTCGGGCGTTACAAAGTGCGCGCGCTTATGCGTGAGGCTGGCTTGAAATGCCGGCAGCGCAGGCCGCACCGGTATCGCTCGTCAGGTACAGAAGCACTGATTGCGGAAAACCAACTGAAGCGAAATTTCAAAGTTTCGACTATCAACGAGGTTTGGTGTGGCGATGTGACTTACATCCAGGTTGGCAGGCGCTGGCTGTACTTGGCCGCGGTAATCGACTTGTACGCACGCCGAGTTGTGGGCTGGGCGTTTTCAATGACTGCCGATGCCAGGTTGGCCTGTGACGCGCTGCGCATGGCGTCTGAGTCTAGGGGCAAGCCTGCTGGCGTGATGTTTCATTCAGATCAAGGTTGTCAGTACACCAGCCATAAATTCAGGGCTGTGCTTGAAGAATGCCGCTTGAAACAAAGCATGAGCCACCGCGGCCAATGCTGGGACAACGCCGCCATGGAGCGATTCTTCGGGGCGTTGAAATCAGAATGGATGCCGGCAGGAGGCTATGAATCCGAAGCTGAGGCTAAGGCCGACATCATGGCTTATCTGGTGCGCTACAACCTCAAACGCCTCCATAGCTACAACGGCTACGAGACCCCGGTAGCCATGGAGGAAAAACTGAGGGCAGCGGCATAA
- the ydhP_2 gene encoding Inner membrane transport protein YdhP (*Name ydhP_2) — translation MRINPPLVALAIGAFGIGVTEFAPMGMLPSIATDLGVSIPAAGLLVSAYAIGVLIGAPLMTLATVKIPRRYLLIGLMAIFTLGNLMSALASDYASLLVARVVTSLNHGAFFGIGSIVAASVVPPEKRAGAVAAMFMGLTLATIGGVPLATWFGEMLGWRTAFWGIAGLGLVAMTTLWYALPNVPSPKGDGAMAEIRVLGRGPVLAALLLTVVGSSAMFTVFTYIAPILQSEAAASTTFVTAMLVLFGVGLTLGNVWGGKAADRSIDRTLILSLALLIAVLLVFPLVLGWPLPTALAILVWGAASFALVPPLQMRVMEAAKDAPNLASAVNIGAFNLGNAIGAALGGAVINAGLGYPAISLAGAAMAALGLVMVLLFAWRGRGVAAGGQVTV, via the coding sequence ATGCGTATCAATCCACCTCTAGTCGCACTTGCCATCGGTGCCTTTGGCATCGGTGTCACCGAGTTCGCCCCCATGGGCATGTTGCCCAGCATCGCCACCGACCTTGGCGTTTCCATCCCTGCCGCCGGGCTGCTGGTCAGCGCCTATGCCATTGGCGTGCTGATCGGCGCACCGCTGATGACCCTGGCCACGGTGAAGATCCCGCGGCGTTACTTGCTGATCGGGCTGATGGCCATTTTCACACTGGGCAACCTGATGTCGGCGCTGGCCAGTGACTACGCTAGCCTGTTGGTGGCCCGTGTGGTCACCTCGCTCAACCACGGTGCCTTCTTCGGCATCGGCTCTATTGTCGCGGCCAGCGTGGTACCGCCCGAAAAGCGCGCCGGGGCCGTGGCGGCGATGTTCATGGGGTTGACCCTGGCGACTATCGGCGGCGTGCCGCTGGCGACCTGGTTTGGTGAAATGCTGGGTTGGCGCACGGCATTTTGGGGTATTGCCGGGCTTGGCCTGGTGGCGATGACCACCCTCTGGTACGCGCTGCCCAATGTGCCGTCGCCCAAAGGCGACGGGGCCATGGCCGAAATCCGCGTGCTGGGCCGCGGCCCGGTGTTGGCGGCGCTACTGCTGACGGTGGTGGGGTCCAGTGCGATGTTCACGGTGTTCACCTACATTGCGCCGATCCTGCAGAGCGAGGCAGCGGCATCCACCACCTTCGTGACAGCCATGCTGGTGCTTTTCGGTGTGGGGCTGACCTTGGGCAACGTGTGGGGTGGCAAGGCGGCAGACCGCTCGATCGACCGCACGCTGATCCTGTCGTTGGCGTTATTGATTGCCGTGCTGTTGGTGTTCCCGCTGGTGCTGGGCTGGCCGCTGCCGACGGCCCTGGCGATCCTAGTCTGGGGCGCGGCCAGTTTTGCACTGGTGCCGCCGTTGCAGATGCGGGTGATGGAGGCTGCCAAGGATGCGCCTAACCTGGCCTCGGCGGTGAACATTGGTGCGTTCAACCTGGGCAATGCGATTGGCGCGGCGCTAGGTGGCGCGGTGATCAATGCAGGGCTGGGCTACCCGGCGATTTCCCTGGCGGGCGCGGCGATGGCGGCGTTGGGGCTGGTGATGGTGCTGCTGTTTGCCTGGCGTGGCCGGGGGGTGGCAGCGGGGGGCCAGGTTACGGTGTAA
- a CDS encoding IS66 family transposase ISPa82, with protein sequence MKFGADNLPDDPVLLKALILQLQEENALLRHKLFSPKSERSPEDADSPQLAMFNEVEELIEAAAAPSEAEAEAKEVVAPVKRRGKRKPLPANLPRMEVIHELPEHERTCACGSCKQVIGEETSEQLEIIPMQVRVIRHIRKTYACKACETAPVTADKPAQLIEKSLASPSVLAMLLTTKYADGIPLYRFEKMLSRHGVDIPRQTLARWVIQSGEQLQPLLNLMRDKLLDYPVLHCDETRLQVLHEPGRDPSAQSWMWVQSGGPPDKPVILFDYTASRAQEVPLRLLDGYRGYLMTDDYAGYNAVAARDGIERLGCWAHARRKFVEAQKVQPKGKTGRADVALSLINKLYGIERDLKDADHSERLDVRQQRSQPLIDQLKAWLDKTQPQVAGQTALGKAVNYLARNWSRLVRYIEGGHLPIDNNRAENAIRPFVIGRKNWLFSDTPKGATASAQIYSLIETAKANGQEPYAWLRHILERLPTASSVEDYEALLPWNSSPASASAS encoded by the coding sequence ATGAAATTTGGCGCCGACAACCTTCCCGACGATCCCGTCCTGCTCAAGGCTCTGATTCTGCAGTTGCAGGAAGAGAACGCCTTGCTGCGCCACAAGCTGTTCTCGCCCAAGTCCGAGCGCAGCCCTGAAGACGCCGACTCGCCGCAGTTGGCCATGTTCAACGAGGTCGAAGAGCTGATCGAAGCGGCCGCTGCGCCAAGCGAAGCCGAAGCCGAAGCCAAAGAAGTCGTTGCGCCGGTCAAGCGCCGTGGCAAACGCAAGCCGCTGCCGGCCAACCTGCCGCGTATGGAGGTCATCCATGAGCTGCCCGAGCACGAGCGCACCTGCGCCTGCGGTTCCTGCAAGCAGGTGATCGGCGAGGAGACCAGCGAGCAGCTGGAGATCATCCCGATGCAGGTGCGGGTCATCCGCCACATCCGCAAGACCTATGCCTGCAAGGCCTGTGAAACCGCGCCGGTCACCGCCGATAAACCGGCACAACTGATCGAGAAGAGCCTGGCCAGCCCCAGCGTGCTGGCGATGCTGCTGACCACCAAGTACGCCGACGGCATTCCGCTGTACCGCTTCGAAAAGATGCTCAGCCGCCACGGCGTCGACATCCCACGGCAGACCCTGGCGCGTTGGGTGATCCAAAGTGGCGAGCAACTGCAACCGCTGCTCAACCTGATGCGCGACAAGCTGCTGGACTACCCCGTGCTGCACTGCGACGAAACGCGCTTGCAGGTGCTGCATGAACCGGGGCGCGACCCCTCGGCACAATCCTGGATGTGGGTGCAAAGCGGTGGGCCGCCGGACAAGCCGGTGATCCTTTTCGACTACACAGCCAGCCGCGCGCAGGAGGTGCCGCTACGCCTGCTCGATGGCTACCGCGGCTACCTGATGACCGACGACTACGCCGGCTACAACGCCGTGGCTGCACGCGACGGCATCGAACGCCTGGGCTGCTGGGCGCATGCGCGACGCAAGTTCGTCGAAGCCCAAAAGGTGCAGCCCAAGGGCAAGACTGGGCGTGCCGACGTGGCGCTGAGCCTGATCAACAAGCTCTACGGCATCGAGCGTGACCTGAAGGACGCTGACCATAGCGAACGCCTCGACGTCCGCCAGCAACGCAGCCAGCCCCTGATCGACCAACTCAAGGCCTGGCTGGACAAAACCCAGCCGCAGGTCGCTGGGCAGACGGCCCTGGGCAAGGCGGTAAACTACTTGGCCAGAAACTGGAGCAGGCTGGTGCGCTACATCGAAGGCGGGCATCTACCGATCGACAACAACCGCGCCGAGAACGCCATCCGTCCCTTCGTCATCGGCCGCAAGAACTGGCTGTTCAGCGACACGCCGAAAGGCGCTACCGCCAGCGCGCAGATCTACAGCCTGATCGAAACTGCCAAAGCCAACGGGCAAGAGCCTTACGCCTGGTTGCGCCACATCCTTGAACGCCTGCCGACTGCCAGTAGCGTCGAGGATTACGAAGCGCTGCTGCCGTGGAACAGCTCGCCAGCTTCTGCCTCTGCTTCCTGA
- the fecR_22 gene encoding Protein FecR (*Name fecR_22), which produces MSASTLPALPGTTVDQAIEWSIRLTYNRPDPATRAAFQAWLADDETHRLAWARMQSLGRHFADVPSGLARQTLEKLPEARLQRRQVLKLLALFAAVGSTAWGTHETAPWQRLMADYSTRVGEYQRWTLADGSQLELNTDSAVRVYFDARHRRIELLRGELYLVSGADIDSLQQRPLQVTTTFATFNAQGSRCNVRQYADACSLGVAEGTVNIQPRSGTGAVALPGETWRVTRDNVLRLPGNAEDAATWRDGLLTARAMPLADLLDELGRYRNGYLGCDPQVAKRTISGNFNLTDTDATLAFIAQAHGLRVQAMTRYWVRLSA; this is translated from the coding sequence ATGAGCGCCAGCACACTGCCGGCGCTACCTGGCACAACAGTAGACCAGGCCATCGAATGGTCGATCCGTCTCACCTACAACCGGCCCGACCCTGCTACCCGTGCAGCGTTCCAGGCCTGGCTGGCGGATGATGAAACCCACCGCTTGGCCTGGGCGCGCATGCAGAGCCTGGGCAGGCACTTTGCCGATGTACCGAGCGGGTTGGCGCGCCAGACGCTGGAGAAACTGCCTGAAGCCCGCCTGCAACGGCGCCAGGTGCTGAAGTTGCTGGCGTTGTTCGCGGCAGTCGGCAGCACCGCTTGGGGCACTCACGAAACCGCGCCCTGGCAGCGGCTGATGGCCGACTACAGCACCCGTGTCGGCGAATATCAACGCTGGACCCTGGCCGATGGCAGCCAGCTGGAGCTCAATACCGACAGCGCAGTGCGCGTGTATTTTGATGCCCGGCACCGGCGCATCGAATTGCTGCGTGGCGAGCTGTATCTGGTCAGTGGTGCCGACATCGACAGCCTGCAACAGCGCCCATTGCAGGTAACCACCACCTTTGCCACGTTCAACGCCCAAGGGAGCCGCTGCAACGTACGTCAGTATGCCGACGCCTGCAGCCTGGGCGTTGCAGAAGGTACCGTGAACATACAACCACGCTCGGGTACAGGTGCAGTTGCCCTGCCCGGAGAAACCTGGCGGGTGACCCGCGACAACGTGCTGCGCCTGCCAGGCAACGCCGAAGACGCCGCCACCTGGCGTGACGGCCTGCTGACCGCGCGGGCGATGCCGCTGGCCGATCTGCTCGACGAACTCGGCCGTTATCGCAACGGCTACCTGGGTTGTGACCCACAGGTTGCGAAGCGCACCATCAGCGGTAATTTCAACCTCACCGACACCGACGCCACCCTGGCCTTCATCGCCCAGGCCCACGGCTTGCGCGTGCAGGCAATGACGCGTTACTGGGTGCGCCTGAGCGCCTGA
- the nfdA_1 gene encoding N-substituted formamide deformylase (*Name nfdA_1) produces MSIAADLIIHNARVYTVDPHKPWAQAVAICGERIVCVGDHGSVMTHAGPATRLLDAGGKLVLPGFVESHWHFSSTAFAFQALVNHTDPQQVLALLKAYVEANPTEKAITGMGWIQPLMPEHMLRREVLDAICPDKPVCLLSTDYHTMWVNSFALNAAGIDRDTPAVEEGASWFEKDPLTGEPTGVIIDCAAY; encoded by the coding sequence ATGTCCATCGCCGCAGACCTCATCATCCACAACGCCCGTGTCTACACCGTCGACCCGCACAAGCCCTGGGCCCAGGCGGTGGCCATCTGCGGCGAACGCATCGTCTGCGTGGGCGACCATGGCAGCGTGATGACGCACGCCGGCCCCGCCACCCGGCTGCTGGATGCCGGCGGTAAACTGGTGCTGCCAGGCTTCGTCGAATCGCACTGGCATTTCTCCTCTACGGCCTTCGCCTTCCAGGCGCTGGTCAACCACACAGACCCACAACAGGTGCTGGCCTTGCTCAAGGCCTACGTCGAGGCCAACCCCACAGAAAAAGCCATTACCGGCATGGGTTGGATCCAGCCGCTGATGCCAGAGCACATGCTGCGCCGCGAAGTCCTCGATGCCATCTGCCCGGACAAGCCGGTGTGCCTGCTGTCCACCGACTACCACACCATGTGGGTCAACAGCTTTGCCCTGAACGCTGCGGGCATCGACCGCGACACCCCGGCGGTGGAAGAAGGCGCCAGCTGGTTCGAAAAAGACCCGCTCACCGGCGAGCCCACTGGCGTGATCATCGACTGCGCCGCCTATTAG